A single window of Chitinophaga sp. XS-30 DNA harbors:
- a CDS encoding AraC family transcriptional regulator: MKVLQFTIPVAHDKAIITQHDVLPQFYSWLHRHEEIQLTWVMKGKGTLVVGNNMHTFREDDIFWIGGNQPHVFKSDLSDAIPGSQENIHALTIFFNPHGKLGPVFELAELKKIKAFLQKCKDGFRIPDAQREEISARMLQIEQHRGAKQVIHFIDLLHYFQNMEEPQPLISGSRLLSINEQEGIRIGYIYDYIMQHYDSDIKLEDIAQHANMSAQAFCRYFKKHTRLTFISFLNEVRINEACKKLADGTFDSISTVAYHCGFNSIANFNRVFKTITGKSPRDYIREFGQVGEQETAL, translated from the coding sequence ATGAAAGTGCTACAGTTTACCATACCGGTTGCGCACGACAAAGCCATCATTACGCAGCATGACGTATTGCCGCAGTTCTATTCCTGGCTGCACCGCCATGAGGAGATACAGCTGACCTGGGTAATGAAAGGGAAAGGCACATTAGTGGTGGGCAACAATATGCATACGTTCCGTGAAGATGATATCTTCTGGATCGGAGGCAATCAGCCGCATGTTTTCAAAAGCGATCTTTCGGATGCCATACCGGGCAGCCAGGAAAATATACATGCCCTGACCATTTTCTTTAATCCGCACGGGAAGCTCGGGCCTGTATTTGAACTGGCGGAACTGAAAAAGATCAAGGCATTCCTGCAAAAATGCAAAGACGGCTTCCGGATACCGGATGCGCAACGGGAGGAGATCTCCGCCCGCATGTTGCAGATCGAACAGCACAGGGGCGCAAAGCAGGTGATCCATTTTATTGACCTGCTGCATTATTTCCAGAACATGGAAGAGCCACAGCCACTGATCTCCGGCTCCCGGCTGTTATCCATCAACGAACAGGAAGGTATCCGCATCGGTTATATCTATGATTATATCATGCAGCATTACGATTCAGATATCAAACTGGAAGATATTGCGCAGCATGCGAACATGTCCGCCCAGGCCTTCTGCCGTTATTTCAAGAAACATACAAGGCTGACCTTCATATCGTTCCTGAATGAAGTGCGCATCAACGAAGCCTGCAAAAAGCTGGCGGATGGCACGTTTGACAGCATCTCTACCGTGGCTTATCATTGCGGCTTCAACAGTATCGCCAATTTCAACCGGGTATTCAAGACCATCACCGGCAAATCCCCGCGTGACTACATCCGGGAATTCGGACAAGTGGGCGAGCAGGAGACTGCATTGTAG